From Mycolicibacterium cosmeticum, a single genomic window includes:
- the clpB gene encoding ATP-dependent chaperone ClpB, whose product MDSFNPTTKTQAALTSALQAATAAGNPQITPAHLLMALLTQNDGIAAPLLQAVGVEPATIRTEAERLVGRLPSASGSSSQPQLSPESISAITTAQQLATEMDDEYVSTEHLLVGLATGSSDTAKLLTNHGASPQALRDAFTKVRGSARVTSPDPEGTYQALEKYSTDLTARARDGKLDPVIGRDNEIRRVVQVLSRRTKNNPVLIGEPGVGKTAIVEGLAQRIVAGDVPESLRDKTVVSLDLGSMVAGAKYRGEFEERLKAVLDDIKNSAGQIITFIDELHTIVGAGATGEGAMDAGNMIKPMLARGELRLVGATTLDEYRKYIEKDAALERRFQQVLVGEPSVEDTVGILRGLKDRYEVHHGVRITDSALVAAATLSDRYITARFLPDKAIDLVDEAASRLKMEIDSRPVEIDEVERLVRRLEIEEMALAKEEDEASKERLDKLRSELADQKEKLAELTTRWQNEKGAIDVVRDLKEQLEALRGESDRAERDGDLAKAAELRYGRIPEVEKKLEAALPQAEARENVMLKEEVGPDDIAEVVSAWTGIPAGRMLEGETAKLLRMEQELGKRVIGQRKAVQAVSDAVRRSRAGVADPNRPTGSFMFLGPTGVGKTELAKALAEFLFDDERAMVRIDMSEYGEKHSVARLVGAPPGYIGYDQGGQLTEAVRRRPYTVILFDEVEKAHPDVFDVLLQVLDEGRLTDGQGRTVDFRNTILILTSNLGSGGSEEQVMAAVRSAFKPEFINRLDDVIIFHGLEPGELVSIVDIQLAQLQKRLAQRRLTLEVSLPAKQWLAQRGFDPLYGARPLRRLIQQAIGDQLAKMLLAGDVHDGDVVPVNLGADGESLVLG is encoded by the coding sequence GTGGACTCGTTCAACCCGACCACGAAGACCCAGGCGGCGCTGACCTCGGCGCTGCAGGCGGCCACCGCCGCCGGCAATCCGCAGATCACGCCGGCCCATCTGTTGATGGCGCTGCTGACCCAGAACGACGGGATCGCCGCGCCACTGCTGCAAGCGGTCGGAGTCGAGCCCGCGACCATCCGGACCGAGGCCGAGCGCCTCGTCGGCCGGCTGCCGAGTGCCAGCGGTTCCAGTTCGCAACCGCAGCTCTCGCCGGAGTCGATCTCGGCCATCACCACCGCTCAGCAGCTGGCCACCGAGATGGACGACGAATACGTCTCCACCGAACACCTGCTGGTCGGCCTGGCCACCGGTAGCAGCGACACGGCCAAACTGCTGACCAACCACGGTGCCTCCCCGCAGGCGCTGCGGGACGCGTTCACCAAGGTGCGCGGCAGCGCGCGGGTCACCAGCCCCGACCCCGAGGGCACCTACCAGGCGCTGGAGAAGTACTCCACCGACCTGACCGCCCGCGCGCGCGACGGCAAGCTGGACCCCGTCATCGGCCGGGACAACGAGATCCGCCGCGTCGTGCAGGTACTGAGTCGCCGGACCAAGAACAACCCGGTGTTGATCGGTGAACCCGGCGTCGGCAAGACCGCGATCGTCGAGGGCCTGGCCCAACGCATCGTGGCCGGCGACGTGCCCGAAAGCCTGCGGGACAAGACCGTCGTCTCGCTCGACCTCGGGTCGATGGTGGCCGGCGCCAAGTACCGCGGCGAATTCGAGGAGCGGCTGAAGGCCGTCCTCGACGACATCAAGAACTCGGCCGGTCAGATCATCACGTTCATCGACGAGCTGCACACCATCGTCGGCGCGGGTGCGACCGGCGAGGGCGCGATGGACGCGGGCAACATGATCAAGCCCATGCTGGCCCGCGGTGAGCTGCGCCTGGTCGGCGCCACCACGCTCGATGAGTACCGCAAGTACATCGAGAAGGACGCCGCCCTGGAGCGGCGCTTCCAGCAGGTGCTGGTCGGCGAGCCGTCGGTGGAGGACACCGTCGGCATCCTGCGCGGGCTCAAGGACCGCTACGAGGTGCACCACGGTGTGCGCATCACCGACTCGGCGCTGGTGGCCGCGGCCACCCTCTCGGATCGCTACATCACCGCCCGCTTCCTGCCGGACAAGGCCATCGACCTGGTCGACGAGGCCGCCAGCCGGCTGAAGATGGAGATCGACTCGCGGCCCGTCGAGATCGACGAGGTCGAGCGCCTGGTGCGCCGCCTGGAGATCGAGGAGATGGCGCTGGCCAAGGAGGAGGACGAGGCGTCCAAGGAGCGGCTGGACAAGCTGCGCTCCGAGCTGGCCGACCAGAAAGAAAAGTTGGCGGAGCTCACGACTAGGTGGCAGAACGAGAAGGGCGCCATCGACGTCGTCCGCGACCTCAAGGAACAGTTGGAGGCGCTGCGCGGCGAGTCCGATCGGGCCGAGCGCGACGGCGACCTGGCCAAGGCCGCCGAGCTGCGCTACGGGCGCATCCCCGAGGTGGAGAAGAAGCTGGAGGCCGCCCTGCCGCAGGCTGAAGCGCGCGAAAACGTGATGCTCAAGGAGGAGGTCGGACCCGACGACATCGCCGAGGTGGTGTCGGCGTGGACCGGTATCCCGGCCGGGCGGATGCTCGAAGGTGAGACGGCCAAGCTGCTGCGCATGGAGCAGGAGCTGGGCAAGCGGGTGATCGGCCAGCGCAAGGCCGTGCAGGCCGTTTCCGACGCGGTGCGCCGGTCGCGGGCCGGTGTCGCCGACCCGAACCGGCCGACCGGCTCGTTCATGTTCCTCGGCCCCACCGGTGTCGGTAAGACCGAGCTGGCCAAGGCGCTGGCGGAGTTCCTGTTCGACGACGAGCGCGCGATGGTCCGCATCGACATGAGCGAGTACGGCGAGAAGCACTCGGTGGCCCGCCTGGTCGGTGCCCCGCCCGGGTACATCGGCTATGACCAGGGCGGTCAGCTGACCGAGGCGGTGCGCCGGCGGCCGTACACGGTGATCCTCTTCGACGAGGTCGAGAAGGCCCACCCGGACGTGTTCGACGTGCTGCTGCAGGTGCTCGACGAGGGCCGGCTCACCGACGGGCAGGGCCGCACCGTCGACTTCCGCAACACCATCCTCATCCTGACGTCCAACCTCGGGTCGGGCGGCAGCGAGGAGCAGGTGATGGCCGCGGTGCGCTCGGCGTTCAAGCCGGAGTTCATCAACCGCCTGGACGACGTGATCATCTTCCACGGCCTGGAGCCCGGTGAGTTGGTGTCCATCGTCGACATCCAGCTGGCCCAGCTGCAGAAGCGGCTGGCGCAGCGCCGCCTCACCCTCGAGGTGTCGCTGCCGGCCAAGCAATGGCTGGCGCAGCGCGGTTTCGACCCGCTCTACGGCGCCCGTCCGCTGCGGCGGCTGATCCAGCAGGCCATCGGCGACCAGCTGGCCAAGATGCTGCTGGCCGGTGACGTGCACGACGGCGACGTGGTGCCGGTCAACCTCGGCGCCGACGGCGAGAGCCTGGTGCTGGGCTGA
- the ttfA gene encoding trehalose monomycolate transport factor TtfA has protein sequence MVPLWFTLSALCFTGAAVLLYVDIDRRRGLGRRRKSWAKSHGFDYEHESHDILDRWKRGVMSTVGEHVTARNVVLGQIRGEAVFIFDLDDVATVIALHRKVGTNVVVDLRLKDIKEPRESDIWLLGAIGPRMVYSTNLDAARRACDRRMVTFAHTAPDCAEIMWNEQNWTLVAMPISSSRAQWDEGLRTVRQFNDLLRVLPPIPQPGRNGVGVHAGQPALARRGGSPSRPLLPRPAELPAGRGDLPPGRADVSRYVDQRTPVRNGRQAPHYQR, from the coding sequence ATGGTCCCTCTCTGGTTCACACTGTCCGCGCTCTGTTTCACCGGGGCGGCCGTGTTGTTGTATGTCGATATCGACCGCCGGCGCGGTTTGGGCCGGCGGCGTAAGTCGTGGGCGAAGTCGCATGGCTTCGACTACGAGCACGAATCCCACGACATCCTCGATCGCTGGAAGCGTGGCGTGATGTCCACGGTGGGTGAGCACGTCACCGCCCGCAACGTGGTGCTCGGTCAGATCCGCGGTGAGGCCGTGTTCATCTTCGACCTGGACGACGTCGCCACCGTGATCGCCCTGCACCGCAAGGTCGGCACGAACGTCGTCGTCGACCTGCGGCTCAAGGACATCAAGGAACCCCGCGAGAGCGATATCTGGCTGCTCGGCGCGATCGGCCCGCGGATGGTGTACTCCACCAATCTCGACGCCGCCCGCCGCGCCTGCGACCGCCGGATGGTGACGTTCGCCCACACCGCGCCCGACTGCGCCGAGATCATGTGGAACGAGCAGAACTGGACGCTGGTGGCCATGCCGATCAGCAGCAGCCGCGCCCAGTGGGACGAGGGCCTGCGCACCGTCCGGCAGTTCAACGACCTGCTGCGCGTGCTGCCGCCGATTCCGCAGCCGGGCCGCAACGGCGTCGGGGTGCACGCCGGTCAGCCCGCGCTCGCCCGCCGCGGTGGGTCGCCGAGCCGCCCGCTGCTGCCCCGGCCGGCCGAACTGCCCGCCGGCCGCGGTGACCTGCCGCCCGGCCGTGCCGACGTGAGTCGCTATGTCGACCAGCGCACACCGGTGCGCAATGGCCGGCAAGCTCCGCACTATCAGCGGTGA
- a CDS encoding SDR family NAD(P)-dependent oxidoreductase — MTGPAKPVALITGPTSGIGAGFARRYAAEGFDLVLVARDTTRLEALAAELRDHARVGVEVLSADLAVEADRRKVADRLAEGVQVLVNNAGFGTSGEFWKTDYARLQSQLDVNVTAVMALTHAALPPMLAAGTGTVINVASVAGLLPGRGSTYSASKAWVISFSEGLANGLGGTGVSVHALCPGFVHTEFHDRAGIEMSGTPSWFWLEVPDVVRDCLAAVAKGEVVIVPGAQYKALTAAGRLAPRKLVRIVTKRVGKGRGRT; from the coding sequence GTGACCGGACCCGCCAAACCCGTCGCACTGATCACCGGCCCGACGTCGGGGATCGGCGCCGGTTTCGCCCGTCGCTATGCCGCCGAGGGCTTCGACCTGGTCCTGGTGGCCCGCGACACCACCCGACTGGAAGCGCTCGCGGCCGAACTGCGTGACCACGCCCGAGTCGGCGTCGAGGTGCTGTCCGCCGACCTGGCCGTCGAAGCCGACCGCCGCAAGGTGGCCGACCGGCTGGCCGAGGGTGTGCAGGTACTGGTCAACAATGCCGGCTTCGGCACCTCGGGCGAGTTCTGGAAAACCGACTACGCGAGGCTGCAATCCCAGCTCGACGTCAACGTCACCGCCGTGATGGCGCTGACCCACGCCGCACTGCCGCCCATGCTGGCGGCGGGCACCGGCACCGTGATCAACGTGGCCAGCGTGGCCGGGCTGCTGCCGGGCCGGGGGTCCACCTATTCGGCGTCCAAGGCCTGGGTGATCTCGTTCTCCGAGGGGCTGGCCAACGGGCTCGGCGGGACCGGGGTGAGCGTGCACGCGCTGTGCCCCGGTTTCGTGCACACCGAGTTCCACGACCGCGCCGGCATCGAGATGTCCGGCACGCCGTCGTGGTTCTGGCTGGAGGTGCCCGACGTGGTGCGCGACTGCCTGGCGGCGGTCGCCAAGGGCGAGGTGGTGATCGTGCCCGGCGCGCAGTACAAGGCGCTGACCGCGGCCGGCCGGCTGGCACCGCGAAAGCTGGTGCGCATCGTCACCAAACGTGTCGGTAAGGGCCGCGGGCGGACCTGA
- a CDS encoding TrmH family RNA methyltransferase, whose product MTGPTEWGETPGVGPWEGPLPSGDDASRYDPQLLRDGDTRNVVDAYRYWTREAIVADIDRRRHPLHIAIENFGSDANIGTVVRTANAFAVHTVHIVGRRRWNRRGAMVTDRYQRLQHHDSTAGLLEFAAGAGLTVVAVDNVPGSVPLETTVLPRDCLLVFGQEGPGITPEASAGARMTVSIAQFGSTRSINAGVAAGIAMHAWIRTHADITAAW is encoded by the coding sequence GTGACCGGCCCGACCGAGTGGGGCGAGACCCCCGGCGTCGGCCCGTGGGAGGGCCCGCTGCCCTCCGGAGATGACGCTTCCCGCTACGACCCGCAGCTGTTGCGCGACGGCGACACCCGCAACGTCGTCGACGCGTACCGGTACTGGACCCGGGAGGCCATCGTCGCCGATATCGATCGGCGCAGGCACCCGCTGCACATCGCGATCGAGAACTTCGGCAGCGACGCCAATATCGGCACCGTCGTGCGCACCGCCAACGCCTTCGCCGTGCACACCGTGCACATCGTGGGCCGGCGCCGGTGGAACCGCCGCGGTGCCATGGTCACCGACCGCTACCAGCGCCTGCAGCACCACGACAGCACCGCCGGGCTGCTGGAGTTCGCGGCCGGGGCCGGGCTGACGGTCGTCGCCGTCGACAACGTGCCCGGCTCGGTGCCGCTGGAAACCACCGTGTTGCCGCGGGACTGTCTGCTGGTGTTCGGTCAGGAGGGCCCCGGCATCACCCCGGAGGCCAGCGCCGGTGCGCGGATGACGGTGTCCATCGCGCAGTTCGGGTCGACCCGCAGCATCAACGCCGGTGTGGCCGCCGGCATCGCCATGCACGCCTGGATCCGCACCCATGCCGACATAACGGCGGCCTGGTAG
- a CDS encoding glycoside hydrolase family 76 protein — protein sequence MDQVWADRAASAETAIAERHLRRLWGLPGTQLGVVAWPAARKQRLFGTWHYWWQAHLLDCLIDAQLRDPASQRVSLITRQVRGHHLRNITWTNDYYDDMAWLALALERAGRLAGVHRPSACKKLADQFLTAWVPEDGGGIPWRKQDQFFNAPANGPAAIFLARYDRLRRAQQMADWIDETLIDPETHLVFDGIKAGSLVRAQYTYCQGVVLGLETELAVRTQDSAHAARVHRLVAAVREHMTTDGVIQGAGGGDGGLFNAILARYLTLVATGLPGDTADDVTARATAREMVLASAEAAWANRQTVDGWPLFGAFWDRPAEVPTPGGKQAEFVEGAVNASEIPERDLSVQLSGWMLMEAAHALEAPLQAAGQS from the coding sequence ATGGATCAGGTGTGGGCCGACCGCGCAGCCAGTGCCGAGACCGCCATCGCCGAACGACACCTGAGGCGACTGTGGGGCCTGCCGGGCACCCAGCTCGGCGTCGTCGCCTGGCCCGCGGCCCGCAAACAGCGGTTGTTCGGCACGTGGCACTACTGGTGGCAGGCCCACCTGCTGGACTGCCTGATCGATGCACAGCTCAGAGACCCTGCGTCGCAACGTGTTTCGCTGATCACCCGGCAGGTTCGCGGTCACCATCTGCGCAACATCACCTGGACCAACGACTACTACGACGACATGGCGTGGCTGGCGCTGGCCCTGGAACGAGCCGGGCGCCTGGCCGGGGTGCACCGCCCGAGCGCATGCAAGAAGCTCGCCGACCAGTTCCTCACCGCCTGGGTGCCCGAGGACGGCGGCGGCATCCCCTGGCGCAAACAGGACCAGTTCTTCAACGCCCCCGCCAACGGCCCGGCCGCGATCTTCCTGGCCCGCTACGACCGGCTGCGCCGGGCCCAGCAGATGGCCGACTGGATCGACGAGACGTTGATCGACCCGGAAACCCACCTGGTGTTCGATGGCATCAAGGCCGGCTCCCTGGTGCGCGCTCAGTACACCTACTGCCAGGGGGTGGTGCTGGGTTTGGAGACCGAGCTGGCCGTCCGTACACAGGACTCAGCACACGCGGCGCGGGTGCACCGGCTGGTGGCCGCGGTGCGCGAACACATGACCACCGACGGTGTCATCCAGGGTGCGGGCGGCGGCGACGGCGGCCTGTTCAACGCGATCCTGGCCCGGTACCTGACGCTGGTGGCCACCGGCCTGCCCGGGGACACCGCCGACGATGTCACCGCACGGGCGACGGCCCGGGAAATGGTGCTCGCCTCCGCCGAAGCGGCCTGGGCCAACCGGCAGACGGTGGACGGGTGGCCGCTGTTCGGCGCGTTCTGGGACCGCCCGGCCGAGGTGCCGACGCCGGGCGGCAAACAGGCCGAGTTCGTCGAGGGCGCGGTCAACGCGTCCGAGATCCCCGAGCGCGACCTGTCGGTGCAGCTGTCGGGCTGGATGCTGATGGAGGCGGCGCACGCCCTCGAGGCCCCGCTGCAGGCGGCCGGTCAGTCCTGA
- a CDS encoding threonine/serine exporter family protein has product MAEVDQRAVVEFIARLGSAMLGADYPVTIVRRTLSLVAARNGVDCPVLVLPNFVQAGDGELITVVNRDKPLRYDQTFPLGELVARAERGQVGAAQGWAELERIHALPPRFPPWVAVLGCAVQSAAYALILQPTVVALVAAGGFGLLVGALMHVTARNPGLRQLMPVVCAFLVTYVAFSLGRLLHMGHDSLRVLIPPLTFFLPGVAITLAVVEASTGHMVSGAARLTGGLMRLAQLGLGIIVAIQLLGVTTAELTDAPVNKLGAWAPWLGVAVYAVGIILNLGPPRGFWPWLVLVLFVTYGAQAATATVFGGYVSGFGGGLVLMLCALALSRLPTTPAAQVVLAPGFWLLVPSSVGLIGVAELANGRGGGAVLAMLGSMIAIALGFQIGIALWSSVPHREGLVSDSGTQD; this is encoded by the coding sequence ATGGCCGAGGTCGACCAGCGCGCCGTCGTCGAATTCATCGCACGACTCGGCTCGGCGATGCTGGGCGCCGACTACCCGGTCACCATCGTCCGGCGCACCCTGTCCCTGGTGGCCGCCCGTAACGGCGTCGACTGCCCGGTGCTGGTACTGCCCAACTTCGTCCAGGCCGGCGACGGCGAACTGATCACGGTCGTCAACCGCGACAAGCCGTTGCGCTACGACCAGACCTTCCCGCTCGGCGAACTGGTCGCGCGCGCCGAGCGCGGGCAGGTCGGTGCCGCGCAGGGCTGGGCCGAGCTGGAGCGGATCCACGCGCTGCCGCCGCGTTTCCCACCGTGGGTGGCGGTCCTGGGCTGCGCGGTGCAGAGCGCGGCGTACGCGCTCATCCTGCAGCCGACGGTGGTCGCGCTCGTCGCGGCCGGCGGGTTCGGTCTGCTCGTCGGCGCGCTGATGCACGTCACCGCACGCAATCCCGGGCTGCGCCAGCTGATGCCGGTGGTCTGCGCGTTCCTGGTCACCTACGTCGCGTTCAGCCTGGGCCGGCTGCTGCACATGGGCCACGACAGCCTGCGGGTGCTGATCCCGCCGCTGACGTTCTTCCTGCCCGGGGTGGCCATCACCCTGGCGGTGGTCGAGGCGTCCACCGGGCACATGGTCTCCGGCGCGGCCCGGCTGACCGGTGGGCTGATGCGGCTGGCGCAGCTGGGCCTGGGGATCATCGTCGCGATCCAGCTGCTGGGTGTCACCACCGCGGAACTGACCGACGCGCCGGTGAACAAGCTCGGCGCGTGGGCGCCGTGGTTGGGCGTCGCGGTGTACGCGGTCGGCATCATCCTCAATCTCGGTCCGCCACGCGGTTTCTGGCCGTGGCTGGTGCTGGTCCTGTTCGTCACCTACGGCGCCCAGGCCGCCACCGCCACGGTGTTCGGCGGCTATGTCAGCGGATTCGGGGGCGGCCTGGTGCTGATGTTGTGTGCGTTGGCGCTCAGCCGGTTGCCGACGACGCCGGCCGCGCAGGTGGTGCTGGCTCCCGGATTCTGGCTGCTGGTACCCAGTTCGGTGGGACTGATCGGGGTCGCCGAGCTGGCGAACGGGCGCGGCGGCGGCGCGGTGCTGGCGATGCTGGGGTCGATGATCGCGATCGCGCTGGGTTTCCAGATCGGCATCGCGCTGTGGAGCAGCGTCCCGCACCGGGAGGGCCTGGTCAGCGACAGCGGCACTCAGGACTGA
- a CDS encoding VTT domain-containing protein, which yields MTTTHLALMPDFLDPLKLIEQFGTWALVGILVVVFVESGVLFPILPGDTLLFVAGMLAAGTAAQSAAVDTNFELWQLLVFIPVAAVLGGQVGYFVGRYLGTAMFKPDAKVLKQKYLDEAHAFFEQRGPFAIVLARFVPIVRTLAPITAGAAQMKYAVFTLYNIIGAVLWGVGLTLLGYGLGQFEIIQKLLEPIFILIAVVSLAPMIWEWYKRRKAAKNATDNA from the coding sequence ATGACCACCACCCATCTGGCCCTGATGCCGGATTTCCTCGACCCGCTCAAGCTGATCGAGCAGTTCGGCACCTGGGCCCTGGTGGGCATCCTGGTCGTCGTCTTCGTCGAGTCCGGTGTGCTGTTCCCGATCCTGCCCGGTGACACCCTGCTGTTCGTCGCCGGCATGCTGGCCGCCGGCACCGCCGCGCAGAGTGCCGCGGTGGACACCAACTTCGAGCTGTGGCAATTGCTGGTGTTCATCCCGGTGGCCGCCGTGCTCGGCGGCCAGGTCGGCTACTTCGTGGGCCGCTACCTGGGCACCGCCATGTTCAAACCGGACGCCAAGGTGCTCAAGCAGAAGTACCTCGACGAGGCGCATGCCTTCTTCGAGCAGCGCGGACCGTTCGCGATCGTGCTGGCCCGTTTCGTGCCGATCGTGCGGACGCTGGCCCCGATCACGGCCGGCGCCGCGCAGATGAAATACGCGGTGTTCACCCTCTACAACATCATCGGCGCCGTGTTGTGGGGTGTCGGCCTGACGCTGCTGGGCTACGGCCTGGGGCAGTTCGAGATCATCCAGAAGCTGCTGGAGCCCATCTTCATCCTGATCGCCGTGGTGTCCCTGGCCCCGATGATCTGGGAGTGGTACAAGCGGCGCAAAGCCGCCAAGAACGCCACCGACAACGCCTGA
- a CDS encoding lipoprotein LpqH — translation MRTGSALAVVASGAVLLSAACTRHPAPAPPPPAPPPPAVAPAPVLATDLPPGQAQLIVNGRDAGPLGPVVCSHRDGFSRYTIGETSLGVTVVITDDDVPSVRSVTIGDAGGVSIGYDADVSEDPPKASRNGDTLTVTGAGDGTDSTNPAHIVPTTYALAVTCPV, via the coding sequence ATGCGCACCGGCTCGGCTCTCGCTGTCGTCGCGTCGGGTGCTGTGCTGCTGTCGGCGGCATGTACCCGGCACCCCGCCCCGGCTCCGCCCCCGCCCGCACCGCCGCCGCCGGCCGTCGCCCCGGCCCCGGTTCTGGCCACCGACCTGCCGCCCGGGCAGGCCCAGCTGATCGTGAACGGCCGCGACGCCGGCCCGCTGGGCCCGGTGGTGTGCTCGCACCGGGACGGTTTCAGCAGGTACACCATCGGGGAAACGTCGCTGGGGGTGACCGTGGTGATCACCGACGACGACGTGCCCTCGGTCCGCTCGGTGACCATCGGCGACGCCGGCGGGGTGTCCATCGGCTACGACGCCGACGTGTCCGAGGATCCCCCCAAGGCCAGCCGCAACGGCGACACGCTGACCGTGACGGGCGCGGGTGACGGCACCGACTCGACGAACCCGGCGCACATCGTGCCCACCACCTACGCGCTCGCGGTGACCTGCCCGGTTTAA
- the fbaA gene encoding class II fructose-bisphosphate aldolase, with translation MPIATPEVYAEMLGRAKEHSFAFPAINCTSSETINAAIKGFADAGSDGIIQFSTGGAEFGSGLGVKDMVVGATALAEFAHVIAAKYPITVALHTDHCPKDKLDSFVRPLIAISAERVAKGQDPLFQSHMWDGSAVPIDENLEIAQELLKLTAAAKIILEVEIGVVGGEEDGVEAEINEKLYTSSEDFQKTIDALGAGEHGKYLLAATFGNVHGVYKPGNVVLKPEVLAEGQKVAAAKLGLPEGSKPFDFVFHGGSGSLKSEIEDSLRYGVVKMNVDTDTQYAFTRPVAAHMFSNYDGVLKIDGEVGNKKVYDPRSYLKKAEASMTQRVIEACNDLHSAGRSVSAG, from the coding sequence ATGCCCATCGCCACGCCCGAGGTCTATGCCGAGATGCTGGGCCGTGCCAAGGAGCACTCCTTCGCGTTCCCGGCGATCAACTGCACGTCGTCGGAGACCATCAACGCGGCCATCAAGGGCTTCGCCGACGCGGGCAGCGACGGCATCATCCAGTTCTCCACCGGCGGAGCCGAATTCGGTTCCGGACTGGGTGTGAAGGACATGGTCGTCGGTGCCACCGCGCTGGCCGAGTTCGCGCACGTGATCGCCGCCAAGTACCCGATCACCGTCGCGCTGCACACCGACCACTGCCCCAAGGACAAGCTGGACAGCTTCGTCCGCCCGCTCATCGCGATCTCGGCCGAGCGCGTCGCCAAGGGACAGGACCCGCTGTTCCAGTCGCACATGTGGGACGGCTCGGCGGTGCCGATCGACGAGAACCTGGAGATCGCGCAGGAGCTCCTCAAGCTGACGGCGGCCGCCAAGATCATCCTCGAGGTGGAGATCGGCGTCGTCGGCGGTGAAGAGGACGGCGTCGAGGCCGAGATCAACGAGAAGCTCTACACCAGCTCCGAGGACTTCCAGAAGACCATCGACGCCCTCGGCGCCGGGGAGCACGGCAAGTACCTGCTGGCCGCGACGTTCGGCAACGTGCACGGCGTGTACAAGCCGGGCAACGTGGTGCTCAAGCCCGAGGTGCTGGCCGAGGGCCAGAAGGTGGCCGCGGCCAAGCTGGGCCTGCCCGAGGGGTCCAAGCCGTTCGACTTCGTGTTCCACGGCGGCTCGGGTTCGCTGAAGTCCGAGATCGAGGACTCGCTGCGCTACGGCGTGGTGAAGATGAACGTCGACACCGACACCCAGTACGCCTTCACCCGACCGGTTGCCGCACACATGTTCTCCAACTACGACGGTGTGCTCAAGATCGACGGCGAGGTCGGCAACAAGAAGGTCTACGACCCGCGCAGCTACCTGAAGAAGGCCGAAGCCTCGATGACCCAGCGGGTCATCGAGGCCTGCAACGACCTGCACAGCGCGGGCCGGAGTGTGTCCGCCGGCTGA
- a CDS encoding SDR family oxidoreductase codes for MKVVLITGASSGIGAATAERLSRDGYRLFLGARRTDRLEDLTRRITAGGGHAAFARLDVTDAADMERFVDAAHRCYGRVDVIVNNAGVMPLSPLAARKTDEWDRMIDVNIRGVLHGISAVLPVMQAQGGGHVVNVASVGAREVVPTSAVYSATKFAVRAITEGLRQESAGDIRTTLISPGVTESELAESISDATARDAMRAYRAVALPASAIADAIAYAVAQPADVDVNEVIVRPAASRQ; via the coding sequence ATGAAGGTTGTTCTGATCACCGGGGCCAGCAGCGGTATCGGCGCCGCCACCGCCGAGCGGCTGTCCCGGGACGGGTACCGGCTGTTCCTCGGCGCCCGACGAACCGACCGGCTCGAAGACCTGACCCGCCGGATCACGGCCGGCGGCGGACACGCCGCGTTCGCACGCCTGGACGTCACCGACGCCGCCGACATGGAGCGGTTCGTGGACGCCGCGCACCGGTGCTACGGCCGGGTGGACGTCATCGTCAACAACGCCGGGGTGATGCCGCTGTCGCCGCTGGCGGCACGCAAGACCGACGAATGGGACCGGATGATCGACGTCAACATTCGCGGGGTGCTGCACGGCATCAGCGCGGTTCTGCCGGTGATGCAGGCCCAGGGCGGCGGACACGTCGTCAACGTCGCGTCGGTCGGCGCCCGCGAGGTGGTGCCCACCTCCGCGGTGTACAGCGCCACCAAGTTCGCCGTGCGGGCCATCACCGAAGGGCTGCGCCAGGAATCGGCGGGCGACATCCGGACCACCCTGATCTCCCCGGGCGTCACCGAATCCGAACTGGCCGAGTCGATTTCGGATGCCACGGCACGCGATGCGATGCGCGCCTACCGCGCGGTCGCGCTGCCGGCGTCAGCGATCGCGGATGCGATCGCCTACGCCGTCGCCCAACCCGCCGACGTCGATGTCAACGAGGTGATCGTCCGGCCGGCGGCCAGCCGCCAGTAG